The window TCACTTACTGCGTTCTGCAAAGGCACAAAACAGTCAAGTCCAATTTGCAGCGCTACTGTGCTCCAGTAGCACACCGTCTTTGCCAAACACAATACTGGAAGGCTTCTGGGAAATCTCAAGcattcccccctctccccccaccaAAAAACCTGTTACTGATAAATACGGAACATAAAAATCTGAATTGTTTCATGCACACTAATAAGAATCATCTGACTCTGAACTGTAATGTACTCAACACTTGACAATTCCTTCAAGCTCACTCTAGGGAGCCCCCAGAACATCATTTCCAAGATTAACTATACGACACACTTAGGAAAGATGTGGGAAATAAAGGTAAAAAGGTACTGTAAAAGTTCTGAACGCATCACAGCAACATCCAACCTTCCAATTTGGGTCAGGAGAATATCAGATCAGAGGAGTTGCCACAAGAGATGCTTTTAAGCCAGAAATCAAGGAACACTTACCTTACAGAGTTGTTCTTTTCATCCAGATGGTTAACTTTAGAGAAAATATGCTCCCCATCTTCCTTTAAATCCTCTGCTTGCCTCCTTACTTCAACTGGGACTTCCTAAAAGTGGTTTATAGCACAAGTAAGACAGCAAGTCATCATGTTACAGACTCCTGAAAAATCTGTCATTATAGAACCTCTTATTTGTGGCTTTCCTCTGTTTGAATATACATGAAGTCAACAGCATAGCATGCCTCGAGCTTGTTTGGTTTTAAGTGGAGCAGTGTGCTATGTGACCTCTTGCACAGCACTACAGACCTGGCTGTACTCGAGCTTCTAGCTTAGTTTGTTCAACTACTGAAGGGTTTAACATCTATAAACCTCTGCAACTTTCATtaagcaaagacaaaaacacagcaaagaactGACAGAAGATTTGCTTACATCTTAGAACAGGCAAGTATGCACCGGCCTTTGAATCCCTGAGTGCGTACTTTAGATTCTCAGTACAACATATAGCATTGCCGTTCCAGAAATGTATTATCTCACTATCTTCAAACAACCGCACCCAAAGTATAGCTTTGCATTACAAACACCAAACCTACAGGAAATTTAATTGCACATTAGCCCTGAAATCATCCAAATGGTATATGCAAAACAACATCTTTATTTACTTCAGTCTGTTGTAAGCATCTTCAATGTACTTATCGCCATGCTTTCCAGGTGCCTAAACAGGTGTCTGCATTTTGCCCCAGGAGGCCTATACTGAACTTAAAGGCACTGACTAATAAACAAACCAGAAATGCATACATGGAATAGATTATATGATGATATTCTGCTGGGTAGgcaattatttaataatttagttgatttaattttcaaaataacttcCAGGTGAGTATTTCCAGGGCTGGAATCTCTACTCTTGTAAATTATCTGCATAGTTAAATATGCCTGCAAAGTTCAAAAATAACTTTTgcaaaacctgaagaaaaaaatacataaaaggaGTCCACAACTTTAGAAACCGACATATTTTCTAAGCTATTCTCATTCTATACGCACACGTGCtatatctatgtatatatgcatgcaATGTTTtcaatgagagaaaaaaaggaaagcatagTATGCCTCCCTCTTTTCTTGCAGAAGGTAAAGTTCAACCCAGGTTGTACACACTTCAACTCAAGACATATCAGACAGCCTTGTAGCAGCTTTCAACAACATATTTTAAGCACAGAACTGAAGAGACCAGGTTTCTCTGTTTACTTCCCTTGCCACCTGCCAGCCGTTCCCTGGCCCTGCTCTGTTAAAAATTAACTTAATATTTACTTGCAAGTTGAACAGATATTTGGCATCTCTCTATGGAATACATTTATAGTTCTTAAATCAACCAAGCTGACAAAAAATAAGACACTgagcagtttctttttttttccctgtagtgTAGCTTtaacagatacatttttttttcagatctctaAACGTCAGCAGGCTGAAGTTCTGTCCTACGTAGCTTCTCCACAAAGCAAgtttagaagagaaaatgcacagaaaatgaTCAGACCATCaataaaagtggaaaaatgtAGGTATTAAATTATTTCCCCTTGGAATATTTTTCCTCATAGTTCCAGAGAACAGCTTTAAGAAcgaagatggggaaggggggaagcAGCCACAATAATGAAGTGCTCCAAGTGCAAGACTGCTTTGATCCTCTTATATCTCTACTGTAAAACAGAGGACATTATCCAATCAACCagttcttttcttccagttggCTACAATATACAAGAAAGTATTTTATCCAATTGTTCTTTGCTACACAATCTTTGATCTCATAAGAGCTACATGTAACATTTATTCTATGACAGTGGAAAGGTTAACATCACATTACATGCACTCCTAAACTGGATATTTTCACAAAAACTACCTtgctctccctcccccctcacCTCCCCCTGCCTCTCATAGGCAATAAAAAGATTATACAAAAGCTGCTTATACCTGTTTGTAGAAATCAGTTGAAGGGGATGATCTAGACCTCTCATGGGTATACTGGGGTTTCTCATGCTGCTCATGGCTGACATCAAGGATGTTATCCGCTGAATGGTACCTTCCTGAACTCCTTGCCTCGATGGGCTTCCGCTGCTCTTTCCATTGTGCCTGATACTCCGCAAAGGTTCCCAGACGCTGTGGCTGTTCAGATTTCACAGTCCTATCGGCAGCCTTACTGCTGGGGCCGTGGTGGAAGCTACCTTTTGGAGCATGTGCAGTTTCAAGTCCAACAGAGGCTGCCCGACCTCTCCTCTCATGCCAGGACTCGTCTCCCTCCTGCCCGCCGTAAGCTTTCCTGTCTGCCCTCTCAGGCAGTCCCTCAGCTAGGCTGTGGGGAGTTGGTTTCTGTGCAGGCTTTCTACATGCAGGCTTActtgtttcttcaaaaaattTCCACCTGTCCGCAAATGAGCCCAAGGCTTCTTCAGATGTTTCTGGATGGCAGTGGGCACGACACTCATCCTCTGACATCCCCACTTCATTCATCTTCTCCGGTTCAGAGTAAGACttcagtttttgttctgttgtgaACCTCTTCCTGGCTCCAATGCGAGAAACATGATGAGTGCCACTCCCTGTAGGGTTCGGTTTAGCTTGCGTAGCCTCAAGGAATCCAGACACATCTTCAGAAACCAAAGCCAATAATGAAGAGTTGTAACTACCAGCTTTCCGTTCTGGTGACCTGGGGGGATattcagcagggctgggctccaAGTCCCGCCGCTTGAAGGAAGTTGCCCGCAGAACTCTGGCCTGCGCTTCCTTCAGGTGATCTTTGTAGGTGCTAGTAAAGTTCGTATCTGGGGAGGCGTTCACATTTTCTGCTGCATCTGGCTTCCCATTCTCGCTGCACTCCTCTGTTTCAGATGACCCTATTAAAGTAGCCGTGCTCCTACTTTTCTGCAGCTTTGCCCTTCTCATTTGGATCTCATTTCTCAGGGTTGTTGCAAAACGGTCGCTCCTTCGTGCCTGTTTAGACAAGTGATTATCAAATGGGGGCTGACGCTCTGTTACAGCTTCTGGGCTGCCGTCAGAGTGTTTTTTGCCTTCCTGAGCCAAAGAGTGCAACATTGGGGTCCTCTGAGGAGAGATCTTGCTACTCTCATCTTTTCCCCACCTGAAGTCTTTCTGAGCAGGCCTGTTTTCAGCAGTAAGGGCACAGCCCTTTCCATACTCCTGTTGACAGTACTTCATTTCACTTTCCTCAAATGTGCtctcaaagcttttcttttgccCAGACTTTTCAGCATGATTCGTTTTTTTAGCCTCTTCTACTACAGCAAACCTAACATCACTCTCTCTGTCCACTGTGTAATGACTACTGTTCTCACACCCTTCCAGACAAGACTCAACAGACTGTTGAGGTAGATAGCATTTTGGTTTTTGGGCCATCGTGACAACTGCAGGATTCTCATACGGTCCAAGAGAAACATCAGCCCCCGCTGCAGGTTTCCAGTTGTCATCCTTGAGCTGCAGTGGCTTTGAACTTCCCTGAGCAGGCTGTTTTGCTGTCACGCAATAATAGCGACTCTGTCCAGTGTTGTCCGCCTTCTGTTCAGCAGCACTGTTTGAAGAAGAGCAAGTGTTGAACAGCCTGGTGTGGTTTAGATTGTATCCATGAAAATGGTCAGCAGGCAACTCTTGAATACCACCGTAGGAGAGAAAAGGTTGCTGATCTTTAGGCGCAGCTAACATTCTTGTGTTGTgaaaaaaagtgctttcatCACTGTactggtgctggtggtggtAATTGTAAGCAGGCTGTGCAAACCGAACATCAGTGCTGGACAAGGATGACTGCAGCTTGCTCACAGTTCCTGCATGACTATTGTACCTTTCACCAACTGCAGAAAAAGCATGTTCCGAACTGAGATCTGATTTATAATTTGAGCCACCGACCTTCCTGTCACATGCTCTGGAAGGCCGCCGTTGCTGTTCCACAGTTTCTGAGTTCCAGTCATTCCTGGCCTGAGATCGGTTCAGGGCTGtaaagtgctgtgtgctggcacTCTCTGAGTATGCAGGGCCCTGGGCTTTCTCATGGCCTTTGGTAGCAGCAAAGCTGTCACTACGGAGAGGCGGAGGtggtgggggaggagaggaagattTCCTTTTATCTGGAACATACCAGACGGGCCCAAAGCTGGATCTTCCAGAGCCAGAGAGCTTGACGTCAGGGTGTTCCTCTATTCTGGGACTTCTGTTATTCTCGTACTGGATGGGAGCCGGCAAATATCCAGGTTTGTCCTCTATCCCACTGTAATCATTCAAAAACTGTCCAGACTTGTTTCCATATTTAGACGTCTCCCAGTGGCCTACTTTATACAGCATATTCTCTGTTGAAGAAGTGTCTGCATTGGATAGAGTGTGGTCAGGGGTGCTAGAACTTGTGGAGAAAGACCCATAGGCTGAATCTCGCTTATTTTGGCTCCCTAGATGGTCAATGCTACTATTAGACCTTGCAGAAGAAAGTCTTCCGTATTGGGCTACTTGTGGAGTTTGGTCCCAGCTGTCCATACTGCCCAAAGAGCTGAACTGGTCAGACGCACGATGGAGGCTTGACTGATCCCATGAGTTTGACAGGTCATGAGAAGAACAGCTGTggtaggaaacaaacaaaaaaagccccagAATAAATACAACAGTCAAAAAATTCCACGATGCAATTACAAATATTTGATCACTGATTTTATTAATACTGGTGAAATCCATCCATATGGCAGTTACTTCGGACAATCTAATGAAACTGAGAGTACAGACACAAAGTCGGGGCTTTAATTTTACATTCTGCCTCCAATCCAAAACTTGAAACCTCAGAAATTAATGGAAGACTCCTTTCTACCTATACCACTAAGTAATATTTACCTCCTTCAAAGGTCTCCTTTCCCTATGCAAACTtattttgcagtttattttgCAAGCATCTTGATACTTCCAACTACTAAACCCTGTGCACTTCCCTGTTCACCTTCAATAAACTCACTCTAAACACAAAGTTAATCCTTTGTCTTCATTATCCAAACCCACCCATTcatacagtattttcatttcaaaatgaaggtTTACTAAAAACATTCGCCTCAAATTCCACCATTTCAGTTCTGAGTCTCCACGTGAACCTCGCCAATCTGCTTTCAAACCACTCTCAGTTTGATGTTCTAACAAAAAAGTCATTCAATTCTATCCAATTACATACCATTGTCAGGCATCTCAAACAATTTAATTTCTGCTtggacaaaacaaaacctacgacctttcttcaaaaatcctTATCATCATCTCTCTGTCACTCATTCTTGTACAGAAGTGTCATCTTTGACATGGTACTTTCTCTGTCACATTTGTCTTGGTACTATTTCAAAACCTTGCTGCTTGTGTTCTCTTCCTCGCTGCaatcagctttgttttgtttctttcaacttcttgttattatttttcatagcaCACACCTACTGTCAATCCAAGACAATGATGGATGAGACGACCGTCTTTCCAATCACTCTCACATCTTCCTGTCTGAACTTCACTGCCAGCCCCCCTGATTTATATATCAATTCAAATTCCTGTCTTTGCATGAAAAACCCCTTGGTAGAAATCCCAGAACTGTTCCAATTCCCTGTAGCTGTAATTATACGCAGCATCTATCAAATCTTGCGCAGCAAAGGAAGCATCTATTCAATCTTGTGCAGTAAAGAAATTTGTGAACACTACTACTGAAATAAGATTAGCCAACATAAAAAAAGTACCAAGAGTGATACaggtcttttttctttgtctgtcaaaaatactgtaaaaagaaaactgaacagtTCTTTGGGATTCAGTTTTAACATAGGAACTACAGGGTTTTTATATTACTACAGCTTTGGAATTTTTTTACACAACACGATCAAAAACAACTTACAGGAAGTAAGGGAAGGCAtactttgcatttgttttctaaaagcaAGTTTTTGACAAGATGACCCAGCAGTGACCTCATCTggtattttcatttgttctttcattttcagcatttcaaagcatttcactAGACACTTAAAAGTATCTACTTTTACTTCTTACTTTTACAGATACTATAGCACATGTAAAAAGTGTCTCAGTCGTTAGGATCTCTGTTATTAATGAAGAACTTAAGCTAGATATAGATATGAATTGCTGTGCTTTTGAATTGCAGCTTTCTTCCCACTTTTCAGCACTATGACAACACATGGCACTGACTGAAATAAAGATGACACTTCTGCCTCTATTTCCAGTTTACAGATCTGTTGATTTCAAATGTGAAGCAGAAACAATCAGTGTAAGAGCTCAGTGGTCTGCTAGAAAACACTTAATGGAAACCtaataaatgcaataaaaactTCATAGAAAAGACAGCAAAGTTCCTAATGATGTGTTATTGCAAAGCACAACCTCCCATGGTTCCTTCCTTGAGAGGTAATCCTCCCACACATTCTGGCATAAAAGGCAGTCCAAGAGCCACTTCTAGTGGCATTCCAGACTGTCCTCCCCTCAATTTcttattttagtttttgtttgtttgtttgtttgtatgtttttctgttttttccccagtggaTTCACAAAAGTATCTATTGAAGATTGAGAAATAAATCTGAGAAATAATctatgaatttttcttttttgtccaCTTTGGCCAGCAAGCCCATCCCAAACCTGAGGATGAGTTCCTTCTTCTGGGTCCTCCCAGAAATGATATCATCTCAGCAAATCAGGCAACATTCAGGCCACATGGACTTACAGATCAGGCATATATGACTCTAATTTTCCTCAAAATCTCAGTTTAAGCAGGCTTCTCAAAGCTTACTAGCCTTACACTCACACTTTTAAGGCCATAACAAAATAAAGGAGATAACTGGTTTCAGCTACACACCTggggagaatgaaaaaaaaagcagttataAGTTCCTCTTTTATAGGATATCctatgggaagaaaatgtggGGTCTAAACTCTTAGCAACTTGAGACACCCAGAAAAATGCTGTCAGCCATAGTGGGCTAGGATGGGCTACAAAAAAAGTCTACACCACTTTGTGAAAGCATTTCTTAGTGGGAAATTAAGGCTTATGAGATCTGAGTCGCTAGCCCTGCCATTGAAGTGTTTGAAGCTCCCACACTCAGCCCAGCACTCCCAAGATCATTTACAGCTTTTGCACAGAAGTCACATGATagaaaatacacacagaatGGTGGATGTGGACATGAGGGCTCCAGAACTACGCCCTTTCCTATTTACACAAgtctcttctgctctttccttctctaGCTTTGTGCACCTTATCAAAAGTTCGAGTTCAGTGAGCAGgccaaaaaagaaacaaaccaaaaccaaacaaataaacccATGCCTTAATCTAGCATCTACCTCGCTAGCAATGACAATTTTCAGAGGGTTATTTGGATCAGCTGCACCTTCCCTTCTCTCAAATCCAGATATATCCTGCCTGGAAAACAACAGGCATCTCTCCTCTTGGTTGAGCTCTCCATGATTTACAGGTGATTTAGTTCTCACACTCACAGAGAGAACCAGGGTATTACATTCAGAACAGGTTTTAGGCTGTGAAGATCAGTCTCATATGCTTAGCTCAAGGAAGCATAAGAATCTCCAGAATTCATAACCATTCATAACCAGAATTCAACCATAAGaatctctgcctttctttttctttctttcttttctttttttcttttttcttttttttttttttcagactagCAAGGCCAAGGAAACCCACTTTGGAACTGCGATTCTCAAAAAATCCAAATCCTTTAGCTGGCACTTCAGGACTGTTAGAATTCCAGGAGCCACCATGTGAATTCAGCTCAGTTGTGGAAATAGTCTTGGACACCAGGTGTGACAAATCTCCAAAGTAAATCATCTTTCAACAGCCAGGCTTTCAAGTGGGCAGCACGGGTGATTGATAGGTTCAGAAACAGCAACACCCTGGAAACCCTGGTATTAAGACTGTGCTCAAACTCTTCTAGTAGCATCTGAGAGAACAGAATTTGCCCTTCTTATTAAAAGTTTTGTCTATCAGAGGTTGCTGATATTTTTCATATGTAGGAGGAAAGAATTGCAGCagtccccttccccttttcctttagGCTGAAACATGCTGCAAACTGCATGgaaaccaaatgaaaaacagatacTTTAAATATTGCCAGCTCCTGTCAAATCACACTTTCAGAGGTGTGTCTCGTAGTACGTTACTTTCACAAGGTACAAGGACAACCATAAAGAAACACATGAAGCGTGTATCAATTTACACCTCAGTCAAGAGATTCAGTAggctgaaagcagaaatattctTAAGTTAGCATTGCAACTCAGAACTGGAAGGATTTGGGGaacttctgaattttgtttcctGTACAAGAAATCTTACTATCTACAAATGTATAACTCTAATTCAGCCTATTTACAGAAACCTTAAATACAAACTCTacaaataaatgtaaaacagaagcaattaTAATCAAGGATTGGAGTAATACATTATGTGCTAACAATTCTGCTCATGAAGTGttatgaaatgcattttgaaaactaTTTCCTTCTAAATGTTCACTTTCGCATGTTATGCAATGGCAGATagcaagttatttttaaaacatcagggaacttcaaaagaaatcaaacaatgaaaaaaagattttaataatGGCATAAAATATAATCTTAAATTATGAATTTCTTCCattctgttttaaagagaaTATACAATTAATAAGTAGAGAAAACACAAGCCTCCTTTCCATGTAGAGACTGTAAGACTGATTTCCTTTAATGCCCAGCCTAACTATGGCTCAATTGTGaacagactgaagaaaaaagcaacaaaacaaacaaaaaagtcctTGTGAAAATACTTAGGAATGTTACCTACAAGCAGAAATCATACAAGAGCCTGCAACTATATGCAAGCAGGCATTATTTCAAATTTCACAACTAGAACTGCCCAAGTGACAGCCTTTCTTCCATAGCGTTGAATGCGACCTAACAAATATTAAGGTGCTTTAAACAATAGCCGCAACAACTTTCAGTGTTTATCTCTCTCCACAAGCAAGAACAGCCATAGGAATGATCAGATTACAGAAAGATAATTTAACTAATAAAACCAGTAATACTCTAAAGTCTAACAGGAAAATACTCTGTACCCTCCCTTTAGGAAAAGGCTTTCTAGTATTCTATGAcagtatttttctatttgtccTTCCCTTGCTATTTCATTTCAAGTACGTTAATTTTGATGGTTTCTTTTTGCTTACAAATGTTTAGGACTTTGCACTGCacatggaaatgaaatgcagagctACAAACACAACTTTTTTGACTGCCTTAAAAACTAGTTTCTTACCTTTCAGTCACTTATCACatattgtttctgaaaatatccATGTGTAAAGCTTCCAGGGCTCCTTCTTCAAGCATTGAGAGGACAggaaataataaagtaaaatgcAATACTGCGTTTGGGGTTTAAAAAGCACTCAACATGACCCACACTAATCATGCCTTTCCATGGGAGCTTAATGCACGTAACTTCAGCAGAGTCTCACCTTGCATGATACCGTGAGTGCCAGGAAGTGCAGGCATTGGATGAAGGAAGGTGTGACGTGGCTGTCTCAGGCTGACTTTCTGTAAACTTGGTTGCATGCCAGGAGTGAGGCCTGCAGGCTAGgtcatttcttctgaaaacagagaggaagagtGTATGAGTTTAATGCAAACAGTTCAGCAAGGTGACacaaagcaataaaacattaaaaaaaaaaatgaaactatcAGGGCAGTAGTCGCATAGACAGCATAGAAATACAATAACTTCAAGTGACAATGAACTAGGTGATGTTCTACATGCATGCCAGTTTTGAAAAGCTAACCAACATTCCTTTAAAATGCTTGAGGCAGAGAAATACCAATACTCTCCAAGGTTTGTGCTACTGTGGGTTTTATTGCAGTTTTTATGATGGAGGAGAGGCTgtcctttttgttttggtttgttttctttgagtgGCCAAGACAGAAGAACACAAATTTTGGAGTACCTGAAAAATCTACAGAGCTTTAACACCTCAAGCTAATAACGAACTTCAACAACTCTTTCAGAACACGACAACAGTATAGTAGGGCTTCAGTAAGGTTATTCTATAGCTATGTGCTTATGGAAGATGGGAAGAAGGATTAATGACGTTGCTTCATACAGGTCAGTAAGGGTGACATAACTAATAATTCCAACAGTAAGCTCTCAGGGCACGTATTCCAAACCTTTCTGTAAAGCTGTTCTAAGCCCCTCTGCCCCTTTCCTCTGGTCAGGAACTAATATTAagagctttcatttccttctccaagGGCTTTGTAATGCCTCTCAACACTCATGAAAGAAGCATTCTCCTTCCCCAGTGTTATATAAGCCTTCTGGATGGGATTCACCTATTTGTGTCTCAGCAAATGCATGCCCAGCACAGGCCGTTTGTCTAGACTCTCTCAATTGCCTTGGGTATAAAACAGAAACCTCCTGAAGATAATTcgttctgtcttttcctttggaTCTTCCTGGGAAAACTGTAAGCTAAAATTTAGATCAGATTTAAGACAAGACAAATCCCATCCTTTGAAGTCACAGTCTGAACCAAAAGCTTATAGGACCTCAACTCTTACGGGTTTTTTTTCAATGTACTTATGTATTTCACTTATGTAATTGTggttttttaaacagtaatttaTCTAAGTTACAAAATCAttcacaaagcacagaaagtgtTCCCAACTCTCCATTTACACTCTAAAGGCAGTTCTACGTTTTTTTATTCATCTCTCTTTTTCAAATGTGGGTTATCAGACAGCCACTAGAAAACAAAACCGAAGCTCATTATAAGCCCAGTATCTTCAAAACAGATCCAATTTGACCACATGGCTTTTTGGAGTACATTCAGGAACATCTGATGAATTCAGTGATGAATTGCCTTTCCAAACTCTGCATGCATGGTTATAAAAGGAGAATAATAATACTACAGGGAAGCTGTAATTTCACTAAGAAGTGTGGCATCATTACTGTTgctaaaaaaagaagtaattgtTTCCGTAAACAAAAGCCTACTCTTCCGCACatgacaaaagagaaaacagctgagcagagcatCAATATGTTCCTCCTTGGTAGGATATGAAATTAAGAAAGTGAATGGAGAAGACAAAATACTCTCTGtgaaaacaagtgaaaattCTTCACTTCAGCCACACAGTGCTCAGCTCCAGACAGTCCTTACATATTCCAAGCACCCCAAGTTTATACTCAGGTATGGGGAAGGAATATTCCATCgttcagctgcacagagcattGAAGGGTTTCCTCTCCACCGCTTACTCTAACGTTATTGGTATCAGCTAGGCAAACTGCAAATGAACATTTAGGAAAGTTCAATATAACTTTCAGGCATCAATTCAGCAAAAAAGCTTGTTATGAGACAATTACTTTAGCACTGTGAACAAAGGAAACACAAGACTAGAAAACTAGCACAACACAAGCAACGTTTGGATCGTGAGGAGACCAAGGTTAGGAAAGGAGGACTTCTGCAATGGTTTGCTATGGATTTGGCATACGGTAGGAGGAATTCAGTCAGTGGGAAGGAACAAAAGGGATGCACTTGTGAAGTCAATACTGTACCTCATGGAACTTCTCAATATCTTCATAAGATAATTTCTCGCCTCATTAACATCATTTTCAGATGGCATTTCCTGTGCTACAATATCCACCACCACTTTcatcttcctgagcagccaAGCAAGGGAGGAACAGACTGGACTGAGTTGTGATGTGAAGCAAGTCAAGTGTACAAGAACTATTAAGATCTGCTTCATTTTGGTATCAGTGGACAAGTATAATTTtgagggtattttttttttttttttttttttttttggacatcatcatgtttatttttgcatGAACGGTCTAAAAATACTCATGGGATACCTGCAGGGTGGAATCAACTAGACACCTGCTTTTGATGAAGCCTGCAACATGACTAAAACCTAATTTACTAAGCATAATAAACACTGCCTTCTGTTGGACTCACATCATTTAATTACATTTAGTATTTCCTGCACTTCAAGAAACTATTTTTCTAACAATAAACAGAGCAATACTTGAATACAGATTCCAAACCTCAGCATAAATGAGTAGGGGAACTGGAAATAAAAGACTAAaagcctgaaaaacagaatattttgcagGCAACTGAAGAAGCTGGAAGCACAGCATTTATATTCTAATATAACGTTTCTGTGTTAATTCTGAGTGACAGAATGAGATCATCTGAACCTGAATGCAGAAACCGCATAGCATAAATGGAAACATTAATAAAAGTGTCTCACTGAGATTGTCTTTCTACCAATACATCTGCAAAAactgctggaaggaaaacatCAATAAGTAGCGAAGATACGATACAGAGGGAAAATCAATTTCTATCAGTTATAGGCAGTGTGTTACAGTTGTATTGATGACATGTGGTGAGCAAATATTTAAGCAATAAACCTACCTTTCCTTTATTGTTCTTCAGAATAAATCTGTCCTTTTACAGCTACTGTTTGGAAGTCATTAAAACATTCTGAATTTCACAGGGTACAGAGCTTAGTGGCTTAGATACAGTAGCAATACTGATTTGAtatgagaacaaagaaaagagagagaaagagagaaaaaaataagcttctCTGACCAACAATGAAAACCTAATCAAACCAGGCAAGTGTGGGAAAAATAACGAAAGTCAGAAAAGATTTGATTAAGTAAAGATTTAAGAATTcagataatttttattttcagttcatagaatcatggaatcaccaaggttggaaaagacatctaagatcatccagttcaactgtccacctatcaccagtatttccccactaaacatttcttgaacacctctagggatggtgaatccatcacctccctgggcagcccattccagtgcctggcctctctttcagataagaaatttttcctaactttCAATCTGAATCTCacctggtgcaatttgaggccattccctctcaccTACCTCTAGTTGTGTGGGAGAAGAGATCaacccccacctcgccacaacctccttttaggTAGTAatagagagctataaggtctcccctgagcctcctcttctccagactgaacaatcccagctatTTCAAGCTGCTCCCCGTAAGACtcgtgctccagacccctcacagcttcgcTGTCCTTCCCCAAACGCGCttcagggcctcgatgtctttcttgtactgaggggcccaaaactgaacacagtattcaagg of the Gallus gallus isolate bGalGal1 chromosome 1, bGalGal1.mat.broiler.GRCg7b, whole genome shotgun sequence genome contains:
- the SHROOM2 gene encoding protein Shroom2 isoform X2 — protein: MCAATGMLGQKTLRARNVGRGQPGVTLLCWVPGSRSGRPWFLGALWLQWGLEGILSQIEDGSKAASVDKLLAGDEIVGINDVGLSGFRQEAICLVKGSHKTLKLVVKRRNDLACRPHSWHATKFTESQPETATSHLPSSNACTSWHSRYHASCSSHDLSNSWDQSSLHRASDQFSSLGSMDSWDQTPQVAQYGRLSSARSNSSIDHLGSQNKRDSAYGSFSTSSSTPDHTLSNADTSSTENMLYKVGHWETSKYGNKSGQFLNDYSGIEDKPGYLPAPIQYENNRSPRIEEHPDVKLSGSGRSSFGPVWYVPDKRKSSSPPPPPPPLRSDSFAATKGHEKAQGPAYSESASTQHFTALNRSQARNDWNSETVEQQRRPSRACDRKVGGSNYKSDLSSEHAFSAVGERYNSHAGTVSKLQSSLSSTDVRFAQPAYNYHHQHQYSDESTFFHNTRMLAAPKDQQPFLSYGGIQELPADHFHGYNLNHTRLFNTCSSSNSAAEQKADNTGQSRYYCVTAKQPAQGSSKPLQLKDDNWKPAAGADVSLGPYENPAVVTMAQKPKCYLPQQSVESCLEGCENSSHYTVDRESDVRFAVVEEAKKTNHAEKSGQKKSFESTFEESEMKYCQQEYGKGCALTAENRPAQKDFRWGKDESSKISPQRTPMLHSLAQEGKKHSDGSPEAVTERQPPFDNHLSKQARRSDRFATTLRNEIQMRRAKLQKSRSTATLIGSSETEECSENGKPDAAENVNASPDTNFTSTYKDHLKEAQARVLRATSFKRRDLEPSPAEYPPRSPERKAGSYNSSLLALVSEDVSGFLEATQAKPNPTGSGTHHVSRIGARKRFTTEQKLKSYSEPEKMNEVGMSEDECRAHCHPETSEEALGSFADRWKFFEETSKPACRKPAQKPTPHSLAEGLPERADRKAYGGQEGDESWHERRGRAASVGLETAHAPKGSFHHGPSSKAADRTVKSEQPQRLGTFAEYQAQWKEQRKPIEARSSGRYHSADNILDVSHEQHEKPQYTHERSRSSPSTDFYKQEVPVEVRRQAEDLKEDGEHIFSKVNHLDEKNNSVRQAGIGALRENPREKRDQLDQNIGHKWKASVRPLHAREPAVLSHESRGRSGTLPSDYRYSRENVNEKSKDCSLPHLSCSEPQSLNENHSHLSQGTGEENHRTEPALLNKKRGPAPQRPPPPKRDKYRRPDNSAPSLGASSESLLAAPSRPFPSSSPSSAEVFTNHSSLCESPTAFNGKLKSDNPQELLQASSTENVCQHLEEKTHLKSKSVLTSSKYRYLQKPHMETSRSPSPQFAPQKLTDKPPVSVQDDNPARIERVIDNNTTVKMVPIKIVHSESSAEKESRQSLVSTMEPPALPSGLEKDQIKTLSTSEQSYSRFCAYTRQGVEPEPETKTKPTDPQPAEEPGNNLKDSSAAVPVVSYVKAKEKTLEDWKSEELAREIVGRDKSLADILDPNVKIKTAMDLMVGIFPKDEHLLEEAQQRRKLLPKVPSPKISEEKKEEQNAPSAISLTTNSTYYSTSAPKAELLIKMKDMQEQQQQQQSEDDSEDELDHDLSEKKQELIDSISRKLQVLREARETLLEDIHANNILGEEVEAIVKEVCKPNEFDKFKMFIGDLDKVVNLLLSLSGRLARVENALNNLDENTSPEERRTLVEKQKLLTQQHEDAKELKENLDRRERIVFDILANYLSEENLADYEHFVKMKSALIIEQRELEDKIKLGEEQLKCLTDSLQPERLK